A window of Anaerosoma tenue contains these coding sequences:
- a CDS encoding FAD/NAD(P)-binding protein, giving the protein MSTQTMQSNGCQCEQESLFLPRKAKILHTAQPTASEKHFTLQMVDGEPFEFEPGQILEVGVMGFGEIPIGIASSPTRTGTFDIVVRTVGRVSTAINTKDVGDTLMVRGPLGHGFPLEKLRGQDVLIVAGGIGLCPTRSLIQYILDTREEFGRFVLFYGARDPLQLLFTEDRVTWRASKVIEYHETVDRADVHWTGNVGVIPTLFKKVNISPDTRVVICGPPVMFKYVIAELDAIGISRENIYVDLERRMKCGVGKCGHCQINDKYVCVDGPVFTYAEIESLEEAI; this is encoded by the coding sequence ATGAGTACCCAGACGATGCAGTCCAACGGATGCCAGTGCGAGCAGGAGAGCCTCTTCCTGCCGCGGAAGGCGAAGATCCTTCACACCGCCCAGCCCACCGCGAGCGAGAAGCACTTCACGCTCCAGATGGTGGACGGCGAGCCGTTCGAGTTCGAACCGGGGCAGATCCTCGAGGTGGGCGTGATGGGGTTCGGCGAGATCCCCATCGGCATCGCCAGCTCACCCACACGCACCGGGACCTTCGACATCGTGGTGCGCACCGTGGGCCGAGTGTCCACCGCCATCAACACCAAGGATGTGGGCGACACGCTCATGGTCCGGGGGCCGCTCGGCCACGGGTTCCCGCTTGAGAAGCTGCGGGGACAGGACGTGCTGATCGTGGCTGGCGGTATCGGGCTGTGCCCCACGCGGAGCCTCATCCAGTACATCCTCGACACGCGTGAGGAGTTCGGGCGATTCGTGCTGTTCTACGGGGCGCGCGATCCGCTGCAGTTGCTGTTCACCGAGGACCGCGTGACGTGGCGCGCATCCAAGGTCATCGAGTACCACGAGACCGTGGACCGCGCAGACGTCCACTGGACGGGCAACGTGGGCGTCATCCCCACGCTCTTCAAGAAGGTCAACATCTCGCCCGACACGCGCGTGGTGATCTGCGGTCCTCCCGTCATGTTCAAGTACGTCATCGCCGAGTTGGATGCCATCGGCATCTCGCGCGAGAACATCTACGTGGACCTGGAGCGGCGGATGAAGTGCGGTGTGGGCAAGTGCGGCCACTGCCAGATCAACGACAAGTACGTCTGCGTGGACGGCCCCGTCTTCACCTACGCGGAGATCGAGTCGCTCGAGGAGGCGATCTGA
- a CDS encoding sensor histidine kinase, whose product MKIRDRILWSVVTAIAIAVATSVVLWTGLDSVRTAVERNDAVASALNQCFELSALTTDYLVYYEPRAQRQWTEKHDSLGAALAALDNDVARDEVILERVRERHVEAEQVFNDIVEAHARGESGEFGPEVSRELEIRLTARLLIVMQSMVSDAVTLGEHSSVAAIEAQTRTTNMVLVIALGAVVVMGGIGVSTLFTVVRPLERLRMAVHEVGQGDLDVRSGVDSTDEVGDLATAFDGMVGALQRSYEQLESEISVRRNAEAELSEYRDHLEHLVDERTEELLRLNEDLTRATRAKDDFLASMSHELRTPLNSIIGFTEIMLRGLAGDLNEEQRRQLRMVHESGQQLLLLVDDVLDLARINAGHIKVSAEEFSLVEAVSRLTEMMQPLAVAKDLDLSYRFDGNAPYAIRSDRGKIDQIMLNLLSNAIKFTEEGSVLVVVRPHGDSMVALDVIDTGIGIPPEERESIFEQFHRGHHDLAATHPGTGLGLPISKRLAEVLGGRLEVESGNGDGSVFTLVVPIAHPSERIENG is encoded by the coding sequence ATGAAGATCCGCGATCGCATCCTGTGGAGCGTGGTCACGGCCATCGCGATCGCGGTCGCCACATCGGTGGTGCTGTGGACGGGCCTCGATTCTGTGCGAACGGCCGTGGAGCGCAACGACGCGGTCGCCTCCGCGCTCAACCAGTGCTTCGAGCTCTCAGCGCTCACTACCGACTATCTGGTCTATTACGAGCCGCGCGCGCAGCGGCAGTGGACTGAGAAGCACGACAGCCTCGGGGCGGCGCTTGCGGCGCTCGACAACGATGTCGCGCGAGACGAAGTGATCCTTGAGCGCGTGAGGGAGCGGCATGTCGAGGCGGAACAGGTGTTCAATGACATCGTCGAGGCACATGCGCGGGGCGAGAGCGGTGAGTTCGGCCCCGAGGTGTCTCGTGAGCTTGAGATCCGCCTGACGGCGCGGCTCTTGATCGTCATGCAGTCGATGGTCTCCGATGCGGTGACGCTTGGCGAGCACTCGTCCGTGGCGGCGATAGAGGCGCAGACCAGGACGACCAACATGGTGCTCGTGATCGCGCTTGGCGCGGTCGTGGTGATGGGGGGCATCGGCGTGTCCACGCTCTTCACGGTCGTGCGGCCGCTCGAACGGCTACGCATGGCCGTGCACGAGGTGGGCCAGGGTGACCTGGACGTGCGAAGCGGCGTTGACAGCACCGATGAGGTGGGCGATCTCGCCACTGCGTTCGACGGTATGGTGGGCGCGCTTCAGCGTTCGTACGAGCAGCTGGAGTCGGAGATCAGCGTGCGCCGAAACGCCGAGGCGGAGCTGAGCGAGTACCGCGACCACCTCGAGCACCTGGTGGACGAGCGTACCGAGGAGCTCTTGAGGCTCAACGAGGACCTTACCCGTGCAACGCGCGCCAAGGATGACTTCCTCGCCTCGATGAGCCACGAGCTGCGGACCCCGCTGAACTCCATCATCGGCTTCACGGAGATCATGCTCCGGGGTCTTGCCGGCGACCTCAACGAAGAGCAGCGGCGGCAGCTCCGCATGGTGCACGAGTCGGGGCAACAGCTCCTGCTCCTGGTGGACGACGTGCTCGATCTGGCGCGCATCAACGCTGGGCATATCAAGGTGAGCGCCGAGGAGTTCTCGCTGGTGGAAGCGGTGAGCCGGCTGACGGAGATGATGCAGCCGCTCGCAGTCGCCAAGGACCTCGATCTCTCCTATCGCTTCGACGGCAACGCGCCCTACGCGATACGCAGCGACCGCGGGAAGATCGATCAGATCATGCTCAACCTACTGTCCAACGCCATCAAGTTCACCGAGGAGGGCTCGGTGCTGGTGGTCGTGCGTCCTCACGGCGACTCGATGGTGGCGCTGGACGTCATCGACACGGGCATCGGGATCCCGCCCGAGGAGAGGGAGTCGATATTCGAGCAGTTCCACCGCGGCCATCATGATCTCGCCGCCACCCACCCGGGTACCGGTCTGGGGCTGCCGATATCGAAGCGTCTTGCGGAGGTCCTCGGGGGCCGTCTCGAGGTAGAGAGCGGCAACGGTGACGGGTCGGTGTTCACCCTTGTGGTGCCGATCGCTCATCCCTCTGAACGTATCGAAAACGGATAG
- a CDS encoding Ni/Fe hydrogenase subunit alpha, with product MLQNVDIDIHHLTRVEGHGNIVVNVTDGTIETCEWQVPENPRFFEAMVRGRHYTEVARITSRICGICAVGHTLASVTATEAALGIEVTPQTRKLRTVLKHAENFDSHVLHVYLLVAPDLFGAPSVFPLIPTHGEVVVRALRLKRLAHEWGSLIGGRTTHPITVLPGGFSSLPSARDLKAMRDRLVDAVPDLEATVETILSVADKLPAFDRPTEYMAVAEDGQYGLFSGRVETVLADGDRAVYDVKDYLDITNEYVVPQSTAKHTKNRLRSYAAGALARFNVNYDQLHPEAKKVAETLGLAPVCANPYMNSVAQVVECVHAVYESVRLIDELLEEGLKDEGLVQPTRYDSGVSAVEVPRGILYHDYSYDEDGLCTRANCIIPTNQNHGNIQVDFEELVPQLLEAGAPEDDIALKLSMLVRAYDPCISCSTHHLDVEFVR from the coding sequence ATGCTTCAGAACGTAGACATCGACATCCATCACCTGACCCGCGTCGAGGGCCACGGCAACATCGTGGTGAACGTCACCGACGGCACGATCGAGACGTGTGAGTGGCAGGTTCCCGAGAACCCGCGCTTCTTCGAGGCGATGGTGCGGGGCCGTCACTACACCGAGGTGGCGCGCATCACCAGCCGCATCTGCGGGATCTGTGCCGTGGGGCACACACTCGCCTCCGTCACCGCTACGGAGGCGGCGCTCGGCATCGAAGTGACGCCCCAGACACGGAAGCTGCGCACGGTCCTCAAGCATGCCGAGAACTTCGACAGCCACGTGCTGCACGTGTACCTGCTTGTGGCGCCCGACCTGTTCGGCGCCCCCTCGGTGTTCCCGCTCATCCCCACGCACGGCGAGGTGGTGGTGCGCGCGCTGCGCCTCAAGCGCCTCGCGCACGAGTGGGGCTCGCTCATCGGCGGTCGTACCACGCACCCCATCACGGTGCTGCCGGGCGGCTTCTCCAGTCTGCCCTCCGCGCGCGACCTCAAGGCGATGCGCGACCGGCTGGTCGACGCCGTGCCCGACCTCGAGGCCACGGTGGAGACGATCCTCTCGGTAGCCGACAAGCTTCCCGCGTTCGACCGTCCCACCGAGTACATGGCGGTTGCCGAGGACGGGCAGTACGGCTTGTTCAGCGGTCGTGTCGAGACCGTGCTCGCCGACGGCGACCGCGCCGTCTACGACGTGAAAGACTACCTGGACATCACCAACGAGTACGTGGTGCCGCAGTCCACGGCCAAGCATACGAAGAACCGTCTCCGCAGCTACGCTGCCGGGGCGCTCGCGCGCTTCAACGTCAACTACGACCAGCTCCATCCCGAGGCCAAGAAGGTGGCCGAGACGCTCGGATTGGCGCCGGTGTGCGCCAATCCGTACATGAATTCGGTGGCGCAGGTCGTGGAATGCGTGCACGCGGTGTACGAGAGCGTGCGGCTGATCGACGAGCTGCTGGAGGAAGGCCTGAAGGATGAAGGCCTGGTACAGCCGACCCGATATGACAGCGGCGTGTCGGCGGTGGAGGTGCCACGCGGCATCCTCTATCACGACTACAGCTACGACGAGGACGGTCTGTGTACCCGTGCGAACTGCATCATCCCCACCAATCAGAATCACGGGAACATCCAGGTGGACTTCGAGGAGCTCGTGCCGCAGCTGCTCGAGGCCGGAGCGCCGGAGGACGACATAGCGCTCAAGCTCTCGATGCTGGTGCGCGCGTACGACCCCTGCATCTCGTGCTCCACGCACCATCTCGACGTGGAGTTCGTGCGGTAG
- a CDS encoding NADH-quinone oxidoreductase subunit B family protein, which yields MSKPKLAFFDFAGCEGCQIEFTNLGDEVILGLLEHVDIVEFREAMTETTTERIDIALVEGSFTMEKDRERLRDIRNRSRIVIAYGACACTGGINALRNHQDDYHECVYGPDARMPHLQSGPALPISAAIKVDYYAHGCPASKDELVRILSALLHNDRPLIPSYPVCVECKRNGTVCRFDEGDYCMGMVARAGCGAPCPALGIPCEACRGFVDEPNLRSLETVLMERAGFSQERAIGKSRMFTANLRS from the coding sequence ATGTCGAAGCCCAAGCTCGCGTTCTTCGATTTCGCCGGGTGCGAGGGGTGCCAGATCGAGTTCACCAACCTCGGCGACGAGGTGATCCTCGGACTGCTGGAGCACGTGGATATCGTGGAGTTCCGCGAGGCCATGACCGAGACCACCACCGAGCGCATCGATATCGCGCTCGTGGAGGGCAGCTTCACGATGGAGAAGGACCGCGAGCGGCTGCGTGACATCCGCAACCGTTCGCGCATCGTGATCGCCTATGGCGCGTGCGCTTGCACCGGAGGCATCAATGCGCTGCGCAACCACCAGGACGACTATCACGAGTGCGTGTACGGCCCCGACGCCCGCATGCCGCACCTGCAGAGCGGCCCGGCGCTGCCTATCTCGGCCGCCATCAAGGTCGACTATTACGCGCACGGCTGCCCTGCCAGCAAGGACGAGCTCGTGCGGATACTCTCCGCGTTGCTGCACAACGACCGGCCGCTCATCCCGTCGTATCCCGTGTGCGTGGAGTGCAAGCGCAACGGCACCGTCTGCCGGTTCGACGAGGGCGACTACTGCATGGGGATGGTGGCGCGCGCCGGATGCGGCGCCCCGTGTCCCGCGCTCGGCATACCTTGCGAGGCGTGCCGGGGCTTCGTGGACGAGCCCAACCTGCGGTCGCTTGAGACCGTGCTCATGGAACGCGCCGGCTTCAGCCAGGAGCGCGCGATCGGCAAGTCCCGGATGTTCACGGCCAACCTGAGGAGTTAG
- a CDS encoding 4Fe-4S dicluster domain-containing protein encodes MGVYYLDERQFTAFVTAVIQTKRVVGPVARRARFAYEDLESADDLRLDFDVTILPPKSVFFPPAQAIARFDGDEVSSCICPVDTVLFGVHFYDVKAIDQLDFLFRENNADWDYLCQREATTIVGSNIQAVSSRAFWDSVGTEVQPLGHDAFLTKVGSGYVFETRTAKGEALLEYGDFREATQDEIAEAERVNAAVMGTCPERLAYTTEEIAEKVRDSFGNEKMWDELAERCFSCGSCNTVCPTCYCFDVVDSWNLDQKSGSRTRYWDACLTREFAAVTGAGGSKENFREHHSSRFRHRFMRKTTYLNDKLGGPACVGCGRCSQACTADIADPVRVITKIMEWTS; translated from the coding sequence ATGGGCGTCTACTATCTGGATGAACGGCAGTTCACCGCGTTCGTCACTGCGGTGATCCAAACGAAACGCGTGGTCGGACCTGTGGCACGTCGTGCCAGGTTCGCGTACGAAGACCTGGAGAGCGCTGACGACCTGCGGCTGGATTTCGACGTCACCATCCTGCCGCCGAAGTCAGTGTTCTTCCCGCCGGCACAGGCGATCGCCCGCTTCGATGGCGATGAGGTCTCGAGTTGCATCTGTCCGGTCGACACCGTGCTCTTCGGCGTGCACTTCTACGACGTGAAGGCGATCGACCAGCTCGACTTCCTGTTCCGCGAGAACAACGCCGACTGGGACTACCTGTGCCAGCGCGAGGCCACCACGATCGTCGGCTCGAACATCCAGGCGGTGTCATCGCGCGCATTCTGGGATTCGGTGGGCACGGAGGTCCAGCCGCTGGGCCACGACGCGTTCCTTACCAAGGTCGGCTCCGGCTACGTGTTCGAGACCCGTACTGCCAAGGGCGAGGCGCTCCTGGAGTATGGCGACTTCCGCGAGGCCACGCAGGACGAGATCGCCGAGGCCGAGCGTGTGAACGCCGCCGTCATGGGCACGTGTCCCGAGCGGCTCGCCTACACCACCGAGGAGATCGCCGAGAAGGTCCGCGACTCCTTCGGTAACGAGAAGATGTGGGACGAGCTGGCCGAGCGCTGCTTCTCGTGCGGCTCGTGTAACACGGTCTGTCCCACGTGCTACTGCTTCGACGTGGTGGACTCCTGGAACCTCGACCAGAAGTCGGGGTCGCGCACGAGGTATTGGGACGCGTGCCTTACCCGGGAGTTCGCGGCGGTGACCGGCGCAGGCGGCTCCAAGGAGAACTTCCGCGAGCACCACAGCTCGCGGTTCCGCCACCGGTTCATGCGCAAGACGACCTACCTCAACGACAAGCTCGGCGGCCCGGCGTGTGTAGGCTGCGGGCGCTGCTCGCAAGCGTGCACGGCCGATATCGCCGACCCTGTCCGAGTCATCACCAAGATCATGGAGTGGACGTCATGA